In Scomber japonicus isolate fScoJap1 chromosome 21, fScoJap1.pri, whole genome shotgun sequence, one DNA window encodes the following:
- the rnf152 gene encoding E3 ubiquitin-protein ligase rnf152, whose translation METLSQDSILECQICFNYYSPRRRPKLLDCRHTCCSVCLTQMRSSQKEIRCPWCRGVTKLPPGLSVSQLPDDPDIITVIAIPHASEHTPVFIRLPSNGCYMLPLPVAKERALGLPGELGCRFLPGSQQKGVTVVTMPEQQPLGLAMGLEGVGVGLDGGEGERRVTGPVVGGGKGSTWSGVCTVILVACVLLFLLGIVLHNMSCISKRFTVISCG comes from the coding sequence ATGGAGACTCTTTCCCAAGATTCCATACTGGAGTGCCAGATCTGCTTTAACTACTACAGCCCCCGCCGGCGGCCTAAACTCCTGGATTGCCGTCACACATGCTGCTCAGTATGTTTGACCCAGATGCGGAGCAGCCAGAAGGAGATTCGCTGTCCCTGGTGCCGCGGCGTCACCAAGCTCCCGCCGGGCCTGTCCGTCTCCCAGCTCCCAGACGACCCAGACATCATCACTGTCATCGCCATCCCTCATGCCTCTGAGCACACGCCCGTCTTCATCCGCCTCCCCAGCAACGGCTGCTACATGCTGCCCCTTCCTGTCGCCAAGGAGCGGGCGCTTGGCCTGCCCGGAGAGCTGGGATGTCGCTTCCTGCCTGGTAGCCAGCAGAAGGGCGTGACTGTGGTGACCATGCCTGAGCAACAGCCTTTGGGCCTGGCTATGGGGCTGGAGGGGGTAGGGGTGGGGCTGGATGGAGGAGAGGGCGAGAGGAGAGTTACTGGGCCAGTGGTAGGTGGAGGTAAAGGCTCCACATGGTCCGGCGTATGCACGGTGATCCTGGTGGCATGCGTGCTGCTGTTCCTCTTGGGCATTGTGCTGCACAACATGTCTTGCATCTCCAAACGCTTCACTGTCATCTCCTGCGGTTGA